One genomic window of Piliocolobus tephrosceles isolate RC106 chromosome 19, ASM277652v3, whole genome shotgun sequence includes the following:
- the LOC113219587 gene encoding protein PRR14L-like: MGAPGWWSLLLWEYPWLQDECDEGCLVNGKNVHSYFMPQEVPKRLELSFQALSLTDTPDDVYVHRKLLLWNLKVLSDATKKACSFHRGTNRLKKKEFSLEEIYTNKNYKSPPANRCLETIFEEPKERNGTLISISQQKRKRVLEFQDFTVPRKRRARGKVMVAGSFTRAQKAAVQSRELDALLIQKLMELETFFAKEEEEERSSGC, encoded by the exons ATGGGGGCTCCGGGGTGGTGGTCCCTGCTGCTCTGGGAGTATCCATGGCTACAGGATGAGTGTGATGAGGG GTGCCTGGTGAACGGCAAGAATGTCCACTCCTACTTCATGCCCCAAGAGGTCCCCAAGAGACTGGAGCTCTCCTTCCAGGCCTTAAGCCTTACTGATACTCCTGATGAT GTATATGTCCACCGCAAGCTGCTGCTCTGGAATCTAAAGGTCCTATCAGATGCTACCAAGAAGGCTTGTTCCTTCCACAGGGGCACAAACAG gttAAAGAAGAAGGAGTTTAGTTTAGAAGAGATATATACCAACAAGAATTATAAATCTCCTCCTGCAAACAG GTGTTTAGAGACCATCTTTGAGGAACCCAAGGAACGAAATGGTACGCTAATCTCAATCAGCCAACAGAAGAGGAAGCGAGTTCTAGAATTTCAGGATTTTACAGTCCCGCGAAAGAGGAGAGCTCGAGGTaaagtcatggtggcaggcagcttTACCAGGGCCCAGAAGGCAGCTGTGCAGAGTCGAGAGCTGGATGCTCTTTTGATACAGAAACTAATGGAACTGGAGACCTTCTTTgccaaggaagaggaggaggaacgATCATCAGGCTGTTGA
- the SEC14L2 gene encoding SEC14-like protein 2 isoform X4 yields MLRKHVEFRKQKDIDNIISWQPPEVIQQYLSGGMCGYDMDGCPVWYDIIGPLDAKGLLFSASKQDLLRTKMRECELLLQECARQTTKLGKKVETITIIYDCEGLGLKHLWKPAVEAYGEFLCMFEENYPETLKRLFVVKAPKLFPVAYNLIKPFLSEDTRKKIMVLGANWKEVLLKHISPDQVPVEYGGTMTDPDGNPKCKSKINYGGDIPKKYYVRDQVKQQYEHSVQISRGSSHQVEYEILFPGCVLRWQFMSDGADVGFGIFLKTKMGERQRAGEMTEVLPNQRYNSHLVPEDGTLTCSDPGIYVLRFDNTYSFIHAKKVNFTVEVLLPDKASEEKMKQLGAGTPK; encoded by the exons ATGCTCCGGAAG CACGTGGAGTTCCGAAAGCAAAAGGACATTGACAACATCATTAGCTGGCAGCCTCCAGAG GTGATCCAACAGTATCTGTCAGGGGGTATGTGTGGCTATGACATGGATGGCTGCCCAGTCTGGTACGACATAATTGGACCTCTGGATGCCAAGGGTCTGCTGTTCTCAGCCTCCAAACAGGACCTGCTCAGGACCAAGATGCGGGAGTGTGAGCTGCTTCTGCAGGAGTGTGCCCGCCAGACCACGAAG TTGGGGAAGAAGGTGGAGACCATCACCATAATTTATGACTGTGAGGGGCTTGGCCTCAAGCATCTCTGGAAGCCTGCTGTGGAGGCCTATGGAGAG tttctctgcatgtttgaGGAAAATTATCCCGAAACACTGAAGCGTCTTTTTGTTGTTAAAG CCCCCAAACTGTTTCCTGTGGCCTATAACCTCATCAAACCCTTCCTGAGTGAGGACACTCGTAAGAAGATCATGGTCCTGGGAG CAAATTGGAAGGAGGTTTTACTGAAACATATCAGCCCTGACCAGGTGCCTGTGGAGTACGGGGGCACCATGACTGACCCTGATGGAAACCCCAAGTGCAAATCCAAG ATCAACTATGGGGGTGACATCCCCAAGAAGTATTATGTGAGAGACCAGGTGAAACAGCAGTATGAACACAGCGTGCAGATTTCCCGTGGCTCCTCCCACCAAGTGGAGTATGAGATCCTCTTCCCTGGCTGTGTCCTCAG GTGGCAGTTTATGTCAGATGGAGCGGATGTTGGTTTTGGGATTTTCCTGAAGACCAAGATGGGGGAGAGGCAGCGGGCAGGAGAGATGACAGAGGTGCTGCCCAACCAGAGGTACAACTCCCACCTGGTCCCTGAAGATGGGACCCTCACCTGCAGTGATCCTGGCATCT ATGTCCTGCGATTTGACAACACCTACAGCTTCATTCATGCCAAGAAGGTCAATTTCACCGTGGAGGTCCTGCTTCCAGACAAAGCCTCAGAAGAGAAGATGAAACAGCTGGGGGCAGGCACCCCAAAATAA
- the MTFP1 gene encoding mitochondrial fission process protein 1 isoform X2, whose product MSEPQPRGAERDLYRDTWVRYLGYANEVGEAFRSLVPAAVVWLSYGVASSYVLADAIDKGKKAGEVSGFPPGLQPAQALPISREAQLLLITCWYLACASASSCFMSPSHSCQGMRTPGSLGSKDPGT is encoded by the exons ATGTCAGAGCCGCAGCCGCGGGGCGCAGAACGCGATCTCTACCGGGACACGTGGGTGCGATACCTGG GCTATGCCAATGAGGTGGGCGAGGCTTTCCGCTCTCTTGTGCCAGCGGCGGTGGTGTGGCTGAGCTATGGCGTGGCCAGCTCCTACGTGCTGGCGGATGCCATTGACAAAGGCAAGAAGGCTGGAGAG GTCAGTGGATTTcctcctggactccagcctgcGCAAGCTCTACCCATCAGTCGGGAAGCCCAGCTCCTCCTGATCACATGCTGGTACCTGGCCTGTGCATCAGCCTCCTCCTGCTTCATGTCACCCTCCCACTCCTGCCAGGGGATGCGGACGCCTGGTTCCCTGGGGTCCAAAGACCCTGGCACCTGA
- the MTFP1 gene encoding mitochondrial fission process protein 1 isoform X1, translating to MSEPQPRGAERDLYRDTWVRYLGYANEVGEAFRSLVPAAVVWLSYGVASSYVLADAIDKGKKAGEVPSPEADRSARVTVAVVDTFVWQALASVAIPGFTINRVCAASLYVLGTATRWPLAVRKWTTTALGLLTIPIIIHPIDRSVDFLLDSSLRKLYPSVGKPSSS from the exons ATGTCAGAGCCGCAGCCGCGGGGCGCAGAACGCGATCTCTACCGGGACACGTGGGTGCGATACCTGG GCTATGCCAATGAGGTGGGCGAGGCTTTCCGCTCTCTTGTGCCAGCGGCGGTGGTGTGGCTGAGCTATGGCGTGGCCAGCTCCTACGTGCTGGCGGATGCCATTGACAAAGGCAAGAAGGCTGGAGAG GTGCCGAGCCCCGAAGCAGACCGCAGCGCCAGGGTGACCGTGGCTGTGGTGGACACCTTTGTGTGGCAGGCTCTGGCCTCTGTGGCCATTCCGGGCTTCACCATCAACCGCGTGTGTGCCGCCTCTCTCTATGTCCTGGGCACTGCCACCCGCTGGCCCCTGGCTGTCCGCAAGTGGACCACCACTGCGCTTGGGCTGTTGACCATCCCCATCATTATCCACCCCATTGACAG GTCAGTGGATTTcctcctggactccagcctgcGCAAGCTCTACCCATCAGTCGGGAAGCCCAGCTCCTCCTGA